The DNA region TCCTAGGGGCGTGGCTTCATCTCAGGGGAAGCTCCGGCAAGAGCCGCCTGGCCCCTCGCCTCAGGCCCTCCAGGATATTAGTCTACCTCTTTCCCGAAGTCTCCGGTAGCAGGTACCCGAGGCAGCCCGCTCCCGTCATGACGCATACTCTGGGTCCCCACCAGCAGGTAAAGAGAGTTTCTTATTGTTGAGTTTgtgttggccttatgccagccatAACATAGGCGTTTATTCCTTCGACAGCCTGAAGAGATTTTGAATTTATATGTAACTAAGGAGGGAGGGTTGTCTGTTCATTACGGAAGGACTGAGGGTCCAAGTTTGAATGTGATATGGAGGCTGAAGGGTGAATATGGAGAGCCGAGAAGTTAATATGGAGTTGGATCGGAAGGCAACACGgtagactgctgccaaccaaacCACACAAACAAGGTTCGACCTGACTTGAGTCtgcagaaatttgtttctgttccacatgtgattgtgtgtgtgtatatattgatatatatatatatatatatatatatatatatatatatatatatatatatatatatatatatatatatatatatatatatatatatatatatatatatgacgaaatTAGCAATATTGACAGCGAGCTGATGTGAGTTTGAGTAATGAATTGCAtagaaatatatagtaaaattactGGAATTGCGGATATGCACCCACAAACACTTCTAAACGTAAAACCTCAAGTTctttataaacagtatatgtacTATGTATGTTAAACCAGGAACAGAATTTTTATGCTATTCTCTGCCACCCATAAACTGCAGAATTATTATCAAATTAAGGTTTTTTCCCTATTAGTTCTTCAGACTTTACACTATAATTATGGGAGTCTGAGGCTATCACTCCATATTCAACCTTCATTGTCACTCCATaatgacttcttttatatttctgttgaaCCCCTGGACCCTTCCTCCATACTGATGATTTACCCCCTCCTTCCATACTTACATTTTAATACTCATCATGACAAATTCAACTTGTAGTGTCCATTCCATACTGACCCTTTGGCCCATATTCCATATTGAGCCAAACAGAAGTAAATCCATAATTATGGTTACTTTCCGCTCCATATTTATCTTTTGGGTCTTAGTATGTATTGTTCTTCACCATATTCACTCTTGCGTATTCACTGCTTACTTAGCCTTCTACCCTAGTTCAATAGCGACCTCTTTCAAGCTTTACTGAACACTGCCCATCTCTCTATCTGTCCACCTCTCACCCCTAAAGGAGATTGAGCTCACCCGCGCCGTCAAAGAGGTGGTGGAGGACTCCGAGAACGGCCGTTTCAACTGGGGGCTGATGGGCGTGCGGGTGGAGGAGATGAAACGCGGGCGCTACGTGCCCCGCTCCCCGGACAAGATGGCCCGGCGACCTCCTCTCCTCTTCGTCTACAGCAGCGACCCGACTTTGCTCGACCTGCAGGCGCTGGGGGCAGCCGCCCTCAACCTCAGCAAGGCCACCCAGGGGCACTCCTTGTCCCGGTCGGCTCATCTGAAGAGGTACACCAGGGGCGCTGACGATGATGGTGACAGCGTTGCTCTGACTTCAGGTGAGTTGGGTgggggtgaggagagagagagagagagagagagagagagagagagagagagagagagagagagagacatcaaatTATTTAGTCAATGGAAAAGATTAATGTATGTAgcattttcttcaaatttatatttatatctgccAGTATTCTGCCTAATCACCTATTCACTTAAAAGTAGAAGCTAAAACCCTCAGGCTAGCTGCCTGAATAATGAAGAGATACAGTCTCCATACACATATGCTGTGGTTAGACTTACATCAAATGTCAAggtttaaaactgaaaagaaactccagctatttttttttaatatttcggtAGTTGCAACATTTCAAACTAAAAGCCGAAAACAAACTTCAGTTGCAGGTTAGAAACCTTGGCAAATTTCACTGTGGCAAAATAAGTTTCAGTATCACAGAAAAAGAAACCATTGTCCTTAACAAGTAGACCATTAATCCACAACAGATTTCTGAAGATGGcgttatacacactcacacacacgtttCTGGCTGCTAATTTCGCAATAAGTTGCCACTATCTGTGGCAAAATTTAACTTGCAAATGGTTGCATTCGTATGAAGTCACCCTAACGAGCAAGCGAGACTTAAATTTTTGCACCAAGATCAATTAAATGCGGGCTATTTGGTGCAAAAACTTAACGATAACCTCTGAAGCTGAAGTTACAGGAATGAAGTTAGGCCTACAGTACTCATCCCATGTACATTTTCCGTTTTCTTCCATCTATCCTGTCCCTAGAGCGTAACAAGAGAGCCATCGAGTTCGGCGCCTTTGATGACGAAGagatggaagatgatgaagaagaagaagaagtagaagacgTAGAAGGATACActgcagaggaggaggcagaggaagaggaagaggaggaggaggaggaagaagaaacaagGAGAGAAGTAgaaagttcctcctcctcccaccggCAACGTAACCGTCACCACCCACTTCTCACCAAcgaacttcctcttcttcccaaagTGAGACTGATGTGACCCCATTTTAATGAGTCCCgttcgtgtttattttttatcatagctGGCTTTGAGATTAGTGTCTATTTTACTTCTTAAAGAAACAAATACTCCTCCTACTCTTGGCTAATCTAGTACTAGAGACTTACTGATTaagactgattttatttttttaatataggcCTATTTCAATTGATATAAGTAATGCTATCAGTCTGGTATTGAGAGCAGAGCGGTGTTTTGAAAGCCATATgtatggatttttatatatttgaataatattgtggatattttcctttgaataatattaataagaaaaaaccttttccataataataatatggttccTGTGATTCAATAATTACAAACCTTGTCTCACCAGCGAAAGACCTGGAGCAATCCTTCGCAGGGAAGCGATCTTGGAGCCTGAAAAATACATTATGACTTTGTAATACTAACCAGTAAATACCTGGTGGTTAATTGACTGTGGTGAGTTACAGCCAGCATGAGACAGGGCACGAAGCTACAACCTCATGATTCCAGAGAACCGCAGGGGCGATCCCAAAGGCCCTCTGGAGTCACTCCTGCGGGAGCAGAAGGTAAAAACGACATTTCTGATTGATAACCCACTCCGCAGGCATTCCCAACTGAACGGAAGGCCGAGGGCGGCGAGACGACAGCGCCCACCAGACGCCACAGGAGACGCAGGAGGAAGCACCACAGGAAGCGCGGGAAGGGCGGAGAGGACGACAACCTGATCCCCCTGCCGGAGAACTACTCCAAGGTGAAGTGGGGCGAGACGGAGAGGCGGAGAAAAaacaagaggagaagaagaaacagaaggctGCCCGATGACTGGATGGCCGCCGCTCAGGtaggaaaaagaatggaaggaaTAGTTCAAACcagtgaatacttaaaacccctctaaaaacacttagaactgcccattttcatagtttaaacacaagaaaaaccctgtaaaaatgcttatacctgagtattttaacagttttatcacaaaaagtgcatttattcatgaaaattatatgaaaatacagtaattagtggatatttctcagtgaaaaataccacgaatgggcgaattttccgcaaatgatgagtagatatgttccacagagaaactcgcgaatgcgtgagtccgcgaatcgtgaggacgcgaatacggggggtttacttttcatttttttcgcgCGGCTTTGcgcttcattttctttctggGCTTTTAGTTATAGGCTGAGTAGTATTGTTTGCATACTCTTCTATACTACTACTATTGTTTGAATAGTCTTCTAGTATTATCTTCTAGGCCTACTTACTTTGCATAGTCTTGTGTGATGTACTGTAGGCGTTCGACTACTCAAGTCACTATAAAACCTCTTTCGTTCTCtacttcatttttttacttttacttatcatacttcattcctctctccccacttagttgtccaacttctttaacactgccttgctttaattttcttcaaaCAAGACCTAAAAAGGGTCTAGAGGGCAGATTCAGATGCTTTGTTAATGTGTTAATACTGATGATGGTATCGACTTGCTTGCTTACCTGTTGTTCTAAGTAAATTCTGAATGTCTAAtacctgaaattaaaaatattctaatttaaaTACTGATCCTAACAATTTCACTCATATGTTGCTCAATTTGGTGAAATCTATAACTTAAGTTAACTGAAATAAATCTGTGACTCACTCtggaatcgaacccaggactctcaaATGAAGGGCAAAGGCACTACCAACAAACCAACACTGagcataaaagaagctggaacctaagtacttctgtactgCTGTTCTATTCTTTTCTGTACAGTTCTGTACTCCTTTACCTGGACTGCTTTATTGTAAAAGCTATTACTCTTTGTCTTCCTTAAATGCCATTAATTTTCTTACAAAGGAAACACAAGTAATAATGATTTTTCCTGCTTTCCACTAAAATATCCTGCGTCTTCCATGTTTCCCAACAGAACACCCTCAGCAACGACGCGAACTCTGTTCATTTCGGGGCTGGCCCACCCGGGGGAACCACTTCGTCCCGTCCGTGTGGCAAGCACAAGTTGGAGGTGAACTTCAAAAGCCTAGGATGGGACCATTGGATCGTCGCCCCAGCCATCTTCGACGCATACTACTGCGCAGGAGTGTGCCCAAACCCGCTCACCAAggtgaatagaaagttcagttgGTTTCGGTCAGCAGATGGCATCTGTAGCAGAGTACTAggttacactgtatatatatatacatataaatttctaactcacaccAGAACCAAACCCCAGTCCTTCAAATAAGAGGCCAAGGTGTTACCTTCACAcatacaggtcataaaagaagctggaatctAAGTATtccatacctgaggtttttcttgGGCAGGTGAATTGGTAACACCCTGGCCTCTTATTTGAAAGACCGGGGTccagtcctgatgtgagtcagaattttatgtctgtgaaacatgttctcatgtgtcattatgtatgtataatatatatatatatatatataatatatatatatatatatatatatatgtatgtatacatatatttatacatgtatgttatTACCACAAATAGGatgtggctccagagaaaaacaagacaagttacaataattttcatCTGCAGAATAAACGATCTATTAAACTTCCACAGGACCAGGTGGTTCGTGTACCTTCAAGGAAATCTCACCAGCAGTGTGTCAAGCCCTCCACTATACATACTATCCCATTAACCTTCCACTACAAACACTATCCCATCAACCAGTAGTGTCctcacctccctccctcccctccttccttccaaaACTTCAGAATTATATGCATTATTCACCAACCTATTGTCTTCCATTCACTCTACATGACCACACCAGATTATTGAACTGTTCATGTACAACTGAGTTTCACGAAGATCTATATCTGTGTCCAAGAATTTTGTTCCAAAATGCATGATATTATCTTCATCTCTTAGATGACGTTGTCATTATGAGTTTGTTAGCGCGTGCTACATGCGCTAGAACagtgctgctgtctcccctaccctcccaatcccctatctaccctgcccacacctggggtggacaaaccagtttgcagagGTCGGTGGCTGTGTCAcatctcccctactgtcacccaggggagaacaaacaaaatccactcagattttattatcatagattattatcatcattatattaatagtatTCCCCTGGGGGGACGGTGGCACCGCCTACAGATGGTCCCAGAAGCTCTTTgcagtcttctttctttccttgggtgcttttctgtttatttttttccatcatcTCCCTTCAGTCTCTtcccacttagctgtccaacttcctgAACTTTGCCTTGCTCTAACTGTCATTTGTCAACTATGAGTGTCTAGAAATGTGACGCACTGGTATCGTTAcattaattcataataataataataaccaactaCTTGAactttacctaataataataataataataataataataataataataataataataataattttccaactgCTTCATATTTATTGGTATGTAAAACATTATGTTCCTCAGCATTTTCTTTGATCAAGAATTTATGATAGTTAAATGTAGACTGCAATACTGGTAGACTGCTTTAGTTACACACATGAAGCATAAGTACACTTTGCATGACACATATGTGATTAGTGGTAAAAGTCGTTGAAGCATATAAAATGAGCCGCCTTTTCTTGCCCCAGGCCTGAAGgaaacaagaagaataaaaaaattccaaagttcCAAATTTTTCTGATCATTATTACTTGAACTCTGTGACCTTTTCCCTAAAAGACTGTAATAAGTTCTcatgaccttttttttatataattttcaactgAATTCAAGGTCTTCAGATTTTTCTTACTTGTGGGTGTGTAACCACTAGTTGATATCTTATAATCTCACAAGTGTTTGACTTTCCTTATAAGTGAGAGTTTGACTTGTAATCTTACAAAAAAGTGTTATAAACAACTCCAAGGAGTCgagataaaaaggaagaagaag from Macrobrachium rosenbergii isolate ZJJX-2024 chromosome 45, ASM4041242v1, whole genome shotgun sequence includes:
- the LOC136829741 gene encoding growth/differentiation factor 10-like isoform X2 codes for the protein MYRWTCILWVVWASVAAHRNPHGHPRNNEVLAAPSGTLVEALRQLLGVPSVDYLASTHHYAPPPRPPRYMFDLYKRLSKEGTSLPRHANTVRSFKPRTDDDEDMLLYNVSAVAREQVLGAWLHLRGSSGKSRLAPRLRPSRILVYLFPEVSGSRYPRQPAPVMTHTLGPHQQEIELTRAVKEVVEDSENGRFNWGLMGVRVEEMKRGRYVPRSPDKMARRPPLLFVYSSDPTLLDLQALGAAALNLSKATQGHSLSRSAHLKRYTRGADDDGDSVALTSERNKRAIEFGAFDDEEMEDDEEEEEVEDVEGYTAEEEAEEEEEEEEEEEETRREVESSSSSHRQRNRHHPLLTNELPLLPKAFPTERKAEGGETTAPTRRHRRRRRKHHRKRGKGGEDDNLIPLPENYSKVKWGETERRRKNKRRRRNRRLPDDWMAAAQNTLSNDANSVHFGAGPPGGTTSSRPCGKHKLEVNFKSLGWDHWIVAPAIFDAYYCAGVCPNPLTKQMSGSNHAIIQSMIYSMGLRPEVPAPCCVPEKLDGLTVLSMDSDERFILKTYSKMIVISCSCQ
- the LOC136829741 gene encoding growth/differentiation factor 10-like isoform X1; translation: MYRWTCILWVVWASVAAHRNPHGHPRNNEVLAAPSGTLVEALRQLLGVPSVDYLASTHHYAPPPRPPRYMFDLYKRLSKEGTSLPRHANTVRSFKPRTDDDEDMLLYNVSAVAREQVLGAWLHLRGSSGKSRLAPRLRPSRILVYLFPEVSGSRYPRQPAPVMTHTLGPHQQEIELTRAVKEVVEDSENGRFNWGLMGVRVEEMKRGRYVPRSPDKMARRPPLLFVYSSDPTLLDLQALGAAALNLSKATQGHSLSRSAHLKRYTRGADDDGDSVALTSERNKRAIEFGAFDDEEMEDDEEEEEVEDVEGYTAEEEAEEEEEEEEEEEETRREVESSSSSHRQRNRHHPLLTNELPLLPKAFPTERKAEGGETTAPTRRHRRRRRKHHRKRGKGGEDDNLIPLPENYSKVKWGETERRRKNKRRRRNRRLPDDWMAAAQNTLSNDANSVHFGAGPPGGTTSSRPCGKHKLEVNFKSLGWDHWIVAPAIFDAYYCAGVCPNPLTKPSWRSEKLCQMSGSNHAIIQSMIYSMGLRPEVPAPCCVPEKLDGLTVLSMDSDERFILKTYSKMIVISCSCQ